The proteins below are encoded in one region of Oncorhynchus nerka isolate Pitt River linkage group LG15, Oner_Uvic_2.0, whole genome shotgun sequence:
- the LOC115142656 gene encoding LOW QUALITY PROTEIN: REST corepressor 3-like (The sequence of the model RefSeq protein was modified relative to this genomic sequence to represent the inferred CDS: inserted 1 base in 1 codon), with protein sequence MFFFRYSPKENPQRYVKMPGMMDKGSEYLGKGRSNGTKNPSNASNGHFSDESGSDDEHDVGMRVGSDYQANIPEFDHGSTKYSDKDSGGMLVWSPYHTIVDPKLDEYIAIAKEKHGYNVEQALGMLFWHKHNIEKSLADLPNFTPFPDEWTVEDKVLFEQAFSFHGKSFHRIQQMLPDKSISSLVKYYYSWKKTRSRTSLMDRQARKLANRNAQDESDEEMEEANPIEANDSDYDPTKETKKESHTEPQPLSSSKIGLGRREHLTLMHRHHSQRSKCRPPKGMYLTQEDVVAVSCSSSAANTVLRQLDMELVGLKRQVQNAKQLNSGLKHRMEAGIDDFRLPECSQKVNARWTTDEQLLAVQGVRKYGKDFQAIADVIGNKTVGQVKNFFVNYRRRFNLEEVLQEWEAEQGTGTPNGDTATSGEEGKNSSNTPSGKSMDEEEEEGQVTPSLGPSPAATSSSTFQTLVTSSATSLNQPPPLLRPSLPATPALHRQPPPLQQQARFLQPRPRSTSPPLIRPSNPPXPRLNPRPLAPTSAPTSTGCPGSSQPPPTLVGIPSETPSSSLH encoded by the exons ATGTTTTTTTTTAGGTATTCTCCTAAGGAGAACCCACAAAGATACGTAAAAATGCCTGGAATGATGGATAAAGGGTCGGAGTATCTAGGAAAGGGACGCTCAAACGGAACAAAAAACCCTTCAAATGCATCGAATGGACATTTTTCTGATGAGAGTGGCAGTGACGACGAGCACG ATGTCGGAATGCGTGTGGGGTCCGATTATCAAGCCAATATACCCGAATTTGATCATG GTTCTACCAAATACAGTGATAAAGATAGTGGGGGAATGTTGGTGTGGTCTCCATATCACACCATTGTCGACCCAAAAT TGGATGAATATATTGCCATTGCAAAAGAGAAGCATGGATATAATGTTGAGCAG GCATTGGGCATGCTGTTCTGGCACAAGCACAACATTGAAAAGTCCCTAGCAGACCTTCCCAACTTCACCCCCTTCCCCGACGAGTGGACCGTGGAGGATAAGGTTCTGTTTGAACAAGCCTTCAGCTTCCATGGAAAAAGCTTCCACAGGATTCAACAAATg TTACCAGACAAATCCATATCCAGCCTTGTGAAGTATTACTACTCCTGGAAGAAGACCCGGTCCAGAACCAGCCTGATGGACCGCCAGGCCAGAAAGCTGGCAAACCGAAACGCCCAAGATGAAAG TGATGAAGAAATGGAGGAGGCCAACCCCATCGAAGCAAACGATAGTGATTATGACCCCACCAAGGAGACGAAAAAAGAG AGCCACACGGAGCCCCAGCCCCTGAGCTCCTCCAAGATTGGGCTCGGCCGACGGGAGCACCTGACGCTCATGCACCGGCACCACTCGCAGCGTTCCAAGTGTCGGCCGCCCAAAGGCATGTATCTGACCCAGGAGGATGTGGTGGCAGTGTCGTGCAGCTCCAGCGCTGCCAACACCGTCCTTCGGCAGCTGGACATGGAGCTGGTGGGCCTCAAAAGACAG GTTCAAAATGCAAAGCAACTGAACAGTGGTCTGAAACACAGGATGGAAGCGGGCATTGATGACTTCAGGCTGCCGGAG TGCAGCCAAAAAGTTAATGCTCGCTGGACAACAGATGAACAGCTTCTGGCAGTTCAAG GTGTCCGGAAGTACGGGAAAGACTTCCAGGCCATTGCCGATGTTATCGGTAATAAGACGGTAGGGCAGGTAAAGAACTTCTTTGTGAACTACCGCCGCCGGTTTAACCTGGAGGAGGTGCTGCAGGAGTGGGAGGCGGAGCAGGGAACTGGCACCCCCAACGGTGACACTGCCACCTCTGGCGAGGAGGGGAAGAACAGCTCCAACACCCCTTCTGGGAAGAGTAtggacgaagaggaggaggag GGCCAGGTGACCCCCTCGTTAGGCCCTTCTCCCGCTGCCACTTCCTCTTCAACTTTCCAAACCCTGGTGACATCGTCGGCAACTTCGCTCAACCAGCCGCCCCCGCTCCTACGGCCCTCTCTGCCAGCCACCCCGGCCCTCCACAGGCAGCCGCCCCCTCTCCAGCAGCAGGCCCGCTTCCTACAGCCCCGGCCGCGCTCAACCAGCCCCCCACTCATCCGGCCATCCAACCCCC CCCCGCGCCTCAATCCCCGGCCGCTTGCCCCGACCTCAGCCCCCACCTCCACAGGGTGCCCAGGCTCCAGCCAGCCGCCCCCCACCCTGGTGGGCATCCCATCGGAGACGCCATCCTCCTCGCTGCACTAA